Below is a genomic region from Candidatus Binatus sp..
GGGAATCTCGGCCAACTCGGTCGAAGAGGCCGTGCAACTTGCAGTCTCGCGCGCCGGCGTCACCATCAAGGGCATCCACTCGGCGCATCTGGAAGACGTAACCGCTACAATCGAGGCGAACAAGGTGGTACGCTGGAAGGTTAAACTAAAAGTGACCTTCCAGGTCAAGGATGAGCTACACGAGTGAGTCTTCACCGCGCGGAATCGAACGAGGCTTCCGCGCACGATGCAACATCTCGCGACGCGTATCGAGCGCAATTCGCGACCAAGCGGCGGAGCGCAAGGACGTCAAGTCATGCGAAACCAGCCACTGAGAGTAGGTAATGGCCAAAGTAGTCGAGGTTAACCCGGGCATCTACGAACTATTTCTGCCGCTTCCGATGCGGCCCACGATCATCAACGTTTACCTGATCGATTGCCATGGCGCGTGGGCCTTGGTCGATACCGGGATGAACTCACCGGAGAGCATCGCGGCGCTCGAAGAATCGCTCGCCGAGGTTGGAATCAAGGTCGAGGACCTCGACGCGATCATCGCGACCCATCATCACATCGATCATTTCGGCGCGTCAGGCGAACTTCGCCGCCGCAGCCACGCCATCACGCACATTCATCGCCTCGAAGCAGAACGCGCCGGCCGCATGATCGAGTTCGGCAAGATGAGCCCGGGCGAACGGCCCGAATCGCGCGCG
It encodes:
- a CDS encoding dodecin family protein → MVEKTIELTGISANSVEEAVQLAVSRAGVTIKGIHSAHLEDVTATIEANKVVRWKVKLKVTFQVKDELHE
- a CDS encoding MBL fold metallo-hydrolase, which encodes MAKVVEVNPGIYELFLPLPMRPTIINVYLIDCHGAWALVDTGMNSPESIAALEESLAEVGIKVEDLDAIIATHHHIDHFGASGELRRRSHAITHIHRLEAERAGRMIEFGKMSPGERPESRA